The proteins below are encoded in one region of Streptomyces roseirectus:
- a CDS encoding thioesterase family protein, with the protein MPETAAPATVGNSEFDRATALTPHEPGVYGIDLPEGWTIFGALNGGYLLAVLARALGETLAHPHPFTISAHYLSASRPGPATVRAETIRTGRTLSTGQASLFQYEADGTETERIRVLASYGDLASLPDDVRTTAKPPAFPPLAHCVGPDDAPGSADHQPIADRVLLKLDPATVGWALGQPSGKGESRAWFGLADGRDADPLSLLLAVDALPPTVFDMGIKGWVPTIELTAHIRALPAPGPLRVSTTTRNLAGGFLEEDAEVWDSENRLVAQSRQLARVMQS; encoded by the coding sequence ATGCCAGAGACAGCCGCCCCCGCCACCGTCGGAAACAGCGAGTTCGACCGCGCGACGGCACTCACCCCACACGAACCCGGTGTGTACGGCATCGACCTCCCAGAGGGCTGGACGATCTTTGGTGCCCTCAACGGCGGCTACCTCCTGGCCGTCCTCGCCCGCGCCCTCGGTGAGACGCTGGCGCACCCCCACCCCTTCACGATCTCGGCCCACTACCTGAGCGCGTCGCGCCCCGGCCCGGCGACCGTCCGCGCGGAGACGATCCGCACCGGCCGCACGCTCTCCACCGGCCAGGCGTCCCTGTTCCAGTACGAGGCCGACGGCACCGAGACCGAGCGCATCCGCGTCCTCGCCTCCTACGGCGACCTGGCGTCCCTCCCCGACGACGTCCGCACCACGGCGAAGCCGCCCGCCTTCCCGCCCCTCGCGCACTGCGTCGGGCCCGACGACGCACCCGGCTCCGCCGACCACCAGCCCATCGCCGACCGCGTCCTGCTCAAGCTCGACCCGGCCACCGTCGGCTGGGCCCTCGGCCAACCCTCCGGCAAGGGCGAGTCCCGCGCCTGGTTCGGCCTCGCGGACGGCCGCGACGCCGACCCCCTCTCCCTCCTCCTCGCCGTCGACGCCCTCCCCCCAACAGTCTTCGACATGGGCATCAAAGGCTGGGTCCCCACCATCGAACTCACCGCCCACATCCGCGCCCTCCCCGCCCCCGGCCCCCTCCGCGTCTCCACCACCACCCGCAACCTCGCCGGCGGCTTCCTCGAGGAGGACGCGGAGGTCTGGGACAGCGAGAACCGCTTGGTCGCACAGTCCCGGCAACTGGCGCGAGTCATGCAGTCGTGA
- a CDS encoding helix-turn-helix transcriptional regulator, with translation MKSDRLLSILLLLQTRSLVPARELADRLEVSDRTIYRDIEALSAAGVPVYAERGRHGGIRLLSGFRTDVTGLTADESRALFVLAAQGAHEALGLDSALGSALRKVMAALPAPHRPAAEVTSRRILVDATRWWMSGEHTAVDLDVLQDAVFSDRRLRLSYRHSGATEPRTYTVDPYGLVSKAGVWYLVADRRGTPQLFRAERIQRAKPLPDLVRRRPGVELSDAWEVLRRQVEERPDGIEVVVRVPRDRIDFFLRLAAAQLADPQEKLDLSGDWVTVRLSYNQLGATRQLLMFSDRVEVVSPPEVRAELRAAAASVTALYEDA, from the coding sequence GTGAAATCAGATCGCCTGCTCTCCATCCTGCTGCTGCTCCAGACCCGGTCCCTGGTCCCCGCCCGCGAGTTGGCCGACCGCCTGGAGGTCTCCGACCGGACGATCTACCGGGACATCGAGGCCCTGTCGGCAGCGGGCGTTCCGGTGTACGCGGAACGGGGCCGGCACGGCGGCATCCGCCTCCTGTCCGGTTTCCGCACGGACGTCACCGGCCTGACCGCCGACGAGTCGCGGGCCCTGTTCGTGCTGGCGGCCCAGGGCGCGCACGAAGCCCTGGGCCTGGACTCGGCGTTGGGCTCCGCCCTGCGCAAGGTGATGGCCGCGCTCCCCGCCCCGCACCGCCCGGCCGCCGAGGTGACCAGCCGCCGCATCCTCGTGGACGCGACCCGGTGGTGGATGAGCGGCGAGCACACCGCCGTGGACCTGGACGTCCTCCAGGACGCCGTCTTCAGCGACCGCCGCCTGCGCCTGAGTTACCGGCACAGCGGCGCCACCGAGCCCCGCACCTACACCGTCGACCCCTATGGCCTCGTCTCCAAGGCCGGCGTCTGGTACCTCGTCGCCGACCGGCGCGGCACGCCCCAACTGTTCCGCGCGGAGCGGATCCAGCGGGCGAAGCCGCTCCCCGATCTCGTCCGCCGCCGCCCCGGCGTCGAACTCTCCGACGCCTGGGAGGTGTTGAGGCGCCAGGTGGAGGAACGTCCCGACGGCATCGAGGTCGTCGTACGGGTCCCGCGCGACCGGATCGACTTCTTCCTCCGGCTCGCGGCGGCCCAACTCGCCGATCCGCAGGAGAAGTTGGACCTCTCCGGCGACTGGGTCACCGTCCGGCTCAGCTACAACCAGCTCGGGGCGACCCGCCAACTCCTCATGTTCTCCGACCGGGTGGAGGTGGTCTCACCGCCCGAGGTGCGCGCCGAACTGCGCGCGGCGGCGGCCTCGGTCACGGCCCTGTACGAGGACGCCTGA
- a CDS encoding trimeric intracellular cation channel family protein — MLQQIFSPSVQHTLDLAGIFVFALSGALLAVRKNFDVFGIAVLAEVTALGGGLIRDLVIGAVPPAAFTDLGYFLTPLIAALLVVFLHPEVERIQNAVNVFDAAGLGLFCVTGTTKAYDHGLGLTASATLGLATGVGGGVLRDVLANEVPSLLRWDRDLYAVPAMVGATMVAVCIHYGVLTPLTSGLAAVTAFVLRLLAMRFHWRAPRAWNRRSTVREE; from the coding sequence GTGCTCCAGCAAATCTTCAGCCCCTCCGTCCAGCACACCCTGGACCTGGCCGGCATCTTCGTCTTCGCGCTCTCCGGCGCCCTGCTGGCCGTCCGCAAGAACTTCGACGTCTTCGGCATCGCCGTCCTCGCCGAGGTCACCGCGCTGGGCGGCGGGCTGATCCGGGACCTGGTGATCGGCGCGGTGCCCCCGGCGGCCTTCACGGACCTGGGCTACTTCCTCACCCCGCTGATCGCCGCCCTGCTGGTCGTCTTCCTCCACCCGGAGGTGGAGCGCATCCAGAACGCGGTGAACGTCTTCGACGCGGCCGGCCTCGGCCTGTTCTGTGTCACGGGGACGACGAAGGCGTACGACCACGGTCTCGGCCTCACCGCGTCCGCGACCCTCGGCCTCGCGACCGGGGTCGGCGGCGGTGTCCTGCGGGACGTCCTCGCCAACGAGGTCCCGTCCCTGCTGCGCTGGGACCGCGATCTCTACGCGGTCCCGGCGATGGTCGGCGCGACGATGGTCGCCGTCTGCATCCACTACGGCGTCCTCACGCCGCTGACCAGCGGCCTCGCGGCCGTCACCGCGTTCGTGCTGCGGCTGCTGGCGATGCGGTTCCACTGGCGGGCGCCGCGCGCGTGGAACCGCCGCTCTACTGTCCGAGAGGAGTAG
- a CDS encoding TIGR03086 family metal-binding protein — protein MLLDPRPLYARAAAQVGELIHTVRPDALDSPTPCPDFDVRTLLSHLVGVTVRVAVTGETGDGLTVDAFAPGIDDDAWSTAFTEAHARSVKAWQDDALLATPVRVPWGEVPGAAALSGYVMELATHTWDLNESLGHPLHLSPEIGEFALNTALHALPGPDRPTGIPFASATPAPEGTDAYGKLAAWTGRPVTGVA, from the coding sequence ATGCTCCTCGATCCCCGTCCCCTCTACGCCCGAGCCGCCGCGCAGGTCGGCGAACTGATCCACACGGTACGCCCCGACGCGCTCGACTCACCCACCCCCTGCCCCGACTTCGACGTCCGCACCCTCCTCTCCCACCTCGTCGGCGTGACCGTCCGCGTCGCCGTCACCGGGGAAACCGGCGACGGCCTCACGGTTGACGCGTTCGCGCCGGGCATCGACGACGACGCCTGGAGCACCGCCTTCACCGAGGCACACGCCCGTTCGGTAAAGGCATGGCAGGACGACGCCCTGCTCGCCACACCGGTACGAGTCCCCTGGGGCGAAGTCCCCGGCGCCGCCGCGCTGTCCGGATACGTAATGGAACTAGCCACCCACACCTGGGACTTGAACGAATCCCTGGGCCACCCCCTCCACCTCTCCCCCGAGATCGGCGAGTTCGCCCTCAACACCGCCCTCCACGCCCTCCCCGGCCCCGACCGCCCCACCGGCATCCCGTTCGCCTCAGCAACGCCGGCCCCCGAAGGCACCGACGCGTACGGGAAGTTGGCGGCTTGGACGGGGCGGCCAGTTACCGGGGTCGCGTGA
- a CDS encoding alpha/beta hydrolase, whose protein sequence is MSLTGTPFLYTLIVLAVVAVALPLFLWTRLRGPRVLRAGVRFLMLLFAQGTAVALVFTLVNNSNNLYDNWADLLGTGSHVNQARDLGASGTGGIALKKLPKVKQKFTEATGPGMSAAGGVMQTELKGQVSGVTAEVYVWLPPQYNDPSLKNIHFPVVELLPGYPGSAKAWFGSLHAHEQLASLMRQGKVAPFILVAPRTTLLAGVDTGCANVPGTVNADTWLSIDVPKMVTDNFRALPAPKGWAVAGYSAGAHCATKLAIAHPDRYRAAVSMSGYNDPMGERSSLTAQDPALRRSTNPYFMLKKAATPPAISLYQSGQPGDGYEAGLALKKEAKAPTVVDVIYIPKKVGGHNMKLWKPQVVPAFEWLTRQMGLTNVNGGGGAGDGAGGTTGTTGTSGTDAAGERSTTPLGQ, encoded by the coding sequence ATGAGCCTTACCGGGACCCCCTTCCTCTACACGCTGATCGTGCTGGCCGTCGTCGCCGTCGCGCTGCCGCTCTTCCTGTGGACGCGGCTGCGGGGTCCACGCGTCCTGCGGGCCGGGGTCCGCTTCCTGATGCTGCTGTTCGCGCAGGGGACGGCCGTCGCGCTGGTCTTCACCCTCGTCAACAACTCCAACAACCTGTACGACAACTGGGCGGACCTGCTCGGCACGGGTTCCCACGTCAACCAGGCCCGTGACCTCGGCGCGAGCGGGACCGGCGGGATAGCGCTGAAGAAGCTCCCGAAGGTCAAGCAGAAGTTCACCGAGGCCACCGGTCCCGGGATGAGCGCGGCCGGCGGGGTCATGCAGACCGAGCTGAAGGGCCAGGTCTCCGGCGTCACCGCGGAGGTCTACGTCTGGCTGCCGCCGCAGTACAACGACCCCTCGCTCAAGAACATCCACTTCCCGGTCGTCGAACTGCTGCCCGGCTACCCCGGCTCCGCCAAGGCGTGGTTCGGCTCCCTGCACGCCCACGAACAGCTCGCCTCCCTCATGCGCCAGGGCAAGGTCGCGCCGTTCATCCTGGTCGCCCCGCGGACGACGCTGCTGGCGGGCGTCGACACGGGGTGCGCGAACGTCCCGGGCACCGTCAACGCGGACACCTGGCTCAGCATCGACGTCCCGAAGATGGTGACCGACAACTTCCGCGCGCTGCCCGCGCCCAAGGGCTGGGCGGTCGCCGGGTACTCGGCCGGCGCGCACTGCGCGACGAAGCTGGCCATCGCCCACCCCGACCGCTACCGGGCCGCCGTCAGCATGTCGGGGTACAACGACCCGATGGGCGAGCGCTCCTCGCTGACCGCGCAGGACCCGGCGCTGCGGCGGTCGACCAACCCCTACTTCATGCTGAAGAAGGCGGCCACTCCCCCGGCGATCTCCCTCTACCAGTCCGGGCAGCCCGGCGACGGCTACGAGGCGGGGCTCGCGCTGAAGAAGGAGGCGAAGGCGCCGACGGTCGTGGACGTGATCTACATCCCGAAGAAGGTCGGCGGGCACAACATGAAGCTGTGGAAGCCGCAGGTGGTGCCGGCGTTCGAGTGGCTGACCCGGCAGATGGGGCTGACGAACGTGAACGGCGGGGGCGGGGCCGGGGACGGCGCCGGAGGTACTACGGGTACTACGGGTACCAGCGGAACGGACGCCGCCGGAGAGCGGAGTACTACTCCTCTCGGACAGTAG
- a CDS encoding ABC transporter ATP-binding protein has protein sequence MSDVVNETPEVLLKVTGLQKHFPIRKGLFQRQSGAVRAVDGIDFEVRKGETLGVVGESGCGKSTMGRLITRLLEPTGGSVEFQGKDITHLGVAGMRPLRRDVQMIFQDPYSSLNPRHTIGTIVSAPFKLQGVTPEGGVKAEVQRLLSVVGLNPEHYNRYPHEFSGGQRQRIGIARALALNPKLVVADEPVSALDVSIQAQVVNLLDDLQSELGLTYVIIAHDLSVVRHVSDRIAVMYLGKIVELADRDKLYKSPMHPYTKALLSAVPIPDPKRRGAKSERILLRGDVPSPISPPSGCRFHTRCWKATELCRTTEPPLLELIPGQRVACHHPENFADQAPQETVLLTEAKQAAELVADEVLAESAETSTAVAAEVSETSEVETPEADGEAKP, from the coding sequence GTGAGTGATGTTGTGAACGAGACGCCCGAGGTCCTGCTGAAGGTCACCGGTCTCCAGAAGCACTTCCCCATCCGCAAGGGCCTCTTCCAGCGCCAGTCAGGTGCCGTGCGCGCCGTCGACGGCATCGACTTCGAGGTCCGCAAGGGCGAGACGCTGGGCGTCGTCGGCGAGTCCGGATGCGGCAAGTCGACGATGGGCCGGCTCATCACGCGGCTCCTCGAACCGACCGGCGGCAGCGTCGAGTTCCAGGGCAAGGACATCACGCACCTCGGCGTCGCGGGCATGCGTCCGCTGCGCCGCGACGTCCAGATGATCTTCCAGGACCCGTACTCGTCGCTGAACCCCCGGCACACCATCGGGACGATCGTCAGCGCGCCCTTCAAGCTCCAGGGCGTGACCCCCGAGGGCGGCGTCAAGGCCGAGGTGCAGCGGCTGTTGTCGGTCGTGGGGCTCAACCCCGAGCACTACAACCGGTATCCGCACGAATTCTCCGGCGGGCAGCGGCAACGCATCGGCATCGCGCGGGCGTTGGCGCTCAACCCCAAGCTGGTCGTGGCCGACGAGCCGGTCTCCGCGCTGGACGTCTCGATCCAGGCGCAGGTGGTGAACCTGCTGGACGACCTCCAGAGCGAGCTGGGCCTGACGTACGTCATCATCGCCCACGACCTCTCGGTCGTCCGGCACGTCTCCGACCGCATCGCGGTGATGTACCTCGGCAAGATCGTCGAGCTGGCGGACCGGGACAAGCTCTACAAGTCGCCGATGCACCCCTACACCAAGGCGCTGCTCTCGGCCGTCCCCATCCCGGACCCGAAGCGCCGGGGCGCCAAGAGCGAACGCATCCTCCTGCGCGGTGACGTCCCGTCCCCGATCTCGCCCCCCAGCGGCTGCCGGTTCCACACCCGCTGCTGGAAGGCGACGGAGCTCTGCCGCACGACGGAGCCCCCGCTGCTGGAGCTGATCCCGGGCCAGCGGGTCGCCTGCCACCACCCGGAGAACTTCGCTGACCAGGCCCCGCAGGAGACGGTCCTCCTGACGGAGGCCAAGCAGGCTGCGGAACTGGTCGCGGACGAGGTCCTGGCGGAGTCGGCGGAGACGTCGACGGCGGTGGCGGCGGAGGTGTCGGAGACGTCGGAGGTCGAGACGCCGGAGGCGGACGGCGAGGCGAAGCCGTAG
- a CDS encoding M1 family metallopeptidase: protein MALSRSAWAGTAVAAAATLFVVAAAPAPTPGADGVGDTYFPQLGNGGYDALHYDLGLAYNPDTDRLDGETTLTARATQHLSAFDLDLQKLAVTRVEVNGKKAEFTRSGDEIQVTPRQSLREGRTFKVRVTYGGVPEPLGGPIVFGSNYGWMKTTDGVFVACEPNAASTWFPSSDHPSDKATYDIRIRTPKGLTAVSNGRLVSTYDKGDATYTHWRESKPMATYLATATIGKFDVRTGVTPGGTPIYVAIDPVLANSNDVDVYAVTAEATDYWSTVFGPYPFEETGAIVDDMPEAGFSLEVQSKPVYSAVRSESTIVHELAHQWFGDSVTVERWKDIWLNEGFATYSQWLWDEHKGTRTAHDAFLAGYNSRPSNSAFWQVTVGDPQRDTMFASAVYQRGAMTLQVLRERIGDAAFFKLLPTWTKLHRYGNANTAEFIRLAEKISGRQLDDLFDTWLFTTGKPAL from the coding sequence ATGGCACTCTCCCGTTCGGCCTGGGCAGGTACCGCCGTAGCCGCTGCCGCCACCCTCTTCGTCGTAGCCGCCGCACCCGCCCCCACCCCGGGGGCGGACGGCGTGGGCGACACGTACTTCCCGCAGTTGGGCAACGGGGGCTACGACGCCCTGCACTACGACCTGGGCCTCGCGTACAACCCGGACACCGACCGCCTGGACGGCGAGACGACGCTGACGGCCAGAGCGACCCAGCACCTCTCCGCATTCGACCTGGACCTCCAGAAGTTGGCGGTGACGAGGGTCGAAGTGAACGGAAAGAAGGCGGAGTTCACGAGGTCCGGCGACGAGATACAGGTGACACCCCGTCAGAGCCTGCGCGAGGGCCGGACGTTCAAGGTGCGCGTCACCTACGGCGGTGTGCCCGAACCCCTGGGCGGCCCCATCGTCTTCGGCTCGAACTACGGCTGGATGAAGACGACGGACGGCGTCTTCGTCGCCTGCGAACCGAACGCCGCGTCGACCTGGTTCCCGTCCAGCGACCACCCCTCGGACAAGGCGACGTACGACATCCGCATCCGCACGCCCAAGGGCCTGACGGCGGTCTCGAACGGCCGCCTGGTCTCGACGTACGACAAGGGCGACGCGACGTACACGCACTGGCGCGAGTCGAAGCCGATGGCGACCTACCTCGCGACGGCGACGATCGGCAAGTTCGACGTGCGGACCGGCGTCACCCCGGGCGGCACCCCCATCTACGTGGCGATCGACCCCGTCCTGGCCAACAGCAACGACGTCGACGTGTACGCCGTCACGGCGGAGGCCACCGACTACTGGTCCACGGTCTTCGGCCCCTACCCCTTCGAGGAGACCGGCGCGATCGTGGACGACATGCCGGAGGCGGGCTTCTCCCTGGAGGTGCAGAGCAAGCCCGTCTACTCGGCCGTCCGCAGCGAGTCGACGATCGTCCACGAGCTGGCCCACCAGTGGTTCGGCGACTCGGTCACCGTGGAGCGCTGGAAGGACATCTGGCTCAACGAGGGCTTCGCGACGTACAGCCAGTGGCTGTGGGACGAGCACAAGGGCACCCGCACCGCGCACGACGCGTTCCTCGCCGGGTACAACTCCCGCCCCTCGAACAGCGCGTTCTGGCAGGTCACCGTCGGAGACCCGCAGCGCGACACGATGTTCGCCTCGGCGGTCTACCAGCGCGGCGCGATGACCCTCCAGGTCCTGCGTGAACGCATCGGCGACGCGGCCTTCTTCAAGCTCCTGCCGACCTGGACGAAGCTCCACCGGTACGGCAACGCGAACACGGCCGAGTTCATCCGGCTCGCGGAGAAGATCTCCGGGCGGCAGCTCGACGACCTCTTCGACACCTGGCTCTTCACCACAGGGAAACCGGCGCTCTGA